The window atgaattATTGAATCGTATACAAGTCTAATCTTAACCCAAGAAAGCCACgttcaagataataataaatcacTACCTCGGGAGTCACGTAAGGATGACTGGTTCAGAAGTTCAGAGCACCCATGTACACTGGCTGAGCGGCCCATGCAAGGCTCTGTTCTCACAGGCATCACTCCACCCCGACCACCACAATGAATAGCCAAACCATCTGGAGCTATTACTCCAGCTGAAAATGGTGAACCTGCCATGAAATTTCCAGCATTTCCTCCTTCAAACATTGGTATGGCTGGCGAATACAATGAATAGTATGCAATCCCAGGAGGTCCAAGTGGACCACTTTTTGACTTGGGGCGCCTTTGAGGTGGTGGAAAAGATGGCTTGACAACACCATCTCCAGCCACTGGACTAAAAATCCACCTCTCTGCGTCTTCCCATTTCGATGGCAACGTCCTTCCGTTGTTGAAAGGCAACAATGCAGCACTGACATGCCTCCTGTTCACATTCGTGTGCGATGGTACTCGCTCTGAACTCCAACCCTTCTGGATCCCAAAATTACTGTGCCGATAATTCGGCGTGCCAGGGCTTGGAAATGTGCCAGACCTGCGAGAGGAAGCAGAGCTCTTCTTCATGCCTCCCAACCGCGGGGAAGAGCTAGTAGCATTATTCAGATCCAGTGAAGCAGGTCTTCGCCGGTCATGTTTCTTTGAAAGAGCTTCAGATCTAGATCTCCGGTCCTGACACTCTGCAAAAAGAAGTAGTAATTATTGGAGTGGGGAGTTCATATAGAGCAGGTTAAAACTAATGCTCGGTTTAGATTCTTCTGGTACCTTTGAGAGCTAAAGAGAAGGAATTTCTTGCAGAATCTAGGACCAGATTCTCCTCTTCTGCTTCTACTTGCTTGTCTTCCTTTAGAACTGCGTATAATTGAAGGAAATAGTGGGAACGGTTTTCTTTGCgctattttttctttacttaattattcaaatttcaaagagCCTATAGCAGTACcttttgctttttcttcctTCCTAATGAGACGACTGTGCTTGTGTACTGTAGCTTTGTTTGGAATCAGATCTGGACCACTTGAGGTCTCTTGCAGATCGTGTCCTGCCAAATGCTGCATCAAATCAAAGATTTCAACTCTACGAAATCGACGAACCAACTGGATTCGACGCATGCCATCGCCAGTTGGATTACTGAAATTCAAATCCATTATCTTCAGAACCAATGCTCCTCCTATAATCCTATCCTATCAATTCTCCTCCACACTTCATCTAAAGCTTTTACATTTCCCAGTTCACGTTcgaggcaaaaaaaaaaaaaaattcaaactggACAACCCGCCCTCATGCAATGTATTACAGGGAACAGTATTCAAGAaactgaaaaggaaaaaaggattGAAATTACCAGGGAAACTTCAGAGGCCAGAGAATCGTGATCGTGCACATCGGAAGCAAAAGAGCAACGATCGACGCTGGCGGAAGCAGAGGAGAAGAGACTGAAGTTGGACTCTTGAGTGAAGATAACAGAATCAGGACTAGCATCACGAGCCCCCAACCCAAATCTCAGTAGACTCTGATCTTGAAACCCTAGCTCTGCCATTCTGAAAATGACCGCTTCACATCCACAGAGATATGAGATTTGTATATTGCAGTTGAGATCCTTCGGCTTTCAACGTGAGGATCTGTTTAATTGGCGGGTGGTAGAGGGACAAATTGCATATCCCATAAAACTCTTTTCTGTTAAAGtcataatcattattttttgggCCACGCCTAAGATATAAGACGCTGATTTCGACTTTTTAGGTTACTTAATTATGGTTTTTGGGCTGTTAAGGTGGGCCGCTGCCTTACCGACCTTTTTAAATGTTGCCCCCTCTCATGGCTCTTGACCATGCGTTTGACTCACTCACCAACTGAGGGTAGGGCCCCGCTAATTTTGTCCATAGATATGTCTGATTTTCCAAAAGCGACCTTCTCATCAATATTTAGTAGCTTTGGGTCTCCCTCTCTCcttataatttcttttcctcatatatatattcaaacatCTTGAGAATATCAATGCTTGGAGATAAAACTACAGGAAATAGAGTAGAcgattttggaaaatattgttttacctttttattaCTGTCAGAGGAAAAACGgtgctttctttttttcttttttgactttttccttcttgtaattttatttcttctacTGTTGCCATTGGAAACAGCAATGACAGTCATATGCTTCCGGTGCGTTACTGTTGCAGCTTAATTTGTGGAGGAATCCTCTTTCACGTGATTGTCAGATCAATGCAGCTTCTAGCATCCAAggtttctttcttccatttatttttttcttgtgggggtttcaatttcaaattatcagttaaaaattcaaatcccCTGCAGACAATTCTCAGGAAGTTAAATTTATTCAACATAAGAAGAGTAAAATGAGATATGAAGGGAGGCAAAGAAATCCTGTGAGACGGGGGTTAGGGCCCCCAGGACCAAGGTGTGGAGTCGGTGGGGGAGTATCTGGATAGCCTGAATTAATGCTGGTCAAAGCGGGTCACGTAGTTGGCGCAAAATCCACCTAAGATTGAAGGCCGTACGCATGATGGATGGATGCGAGGGGTGCCTCTGTGGGCTACGTTTTTAGAAGCCCAGACTGGCAGGCTGGGAGTTTAGTGAAGGAAAGTGTCTATTTTGGTAACTTGAAATGGACACATGCATGGTGTTTGGGTAGGACCGTAGGAGCGACCCTCCTGGCACCTCATTCATTCACCTGAAACTGCATTTATTTCCATCTCTGTCCATCCGTGACTGTCATTTTACCCACATGTGTCACCTGTCAAACCTTTGGTCATCACAAAATTAGGTTGGGCTGGTGCCGTTGGGTTAGGTTTTCTGCAGTTTGAGTTAAGGTTCGTTTACCTAAACGCACCAACCATCTCACATTGCATTTCCCGCGCGTTCTATTCGGTGTATAATTGAAGATGAGAGCACATGCGATGTGGGAGCCTAGTAATCTATAGCCAAGTCACTCTGGCTATCTCAATAAAAAAGAGGACTAGCACCATGCATCACAGCACATGCGATGTGGGTGCCTGAATCCACGCGGGTGCCTCGACGGTTGTCTTGTAGCATGAAAGGGGATCGCCATCATTGATCCCATGTGTGGGTTACATAAGAGTCGAGCTCGAGTTGCCGAAGAGCCTCGACTATTTTCAGGAGAATATTTAATGCAATTAATTCATATAAAGTCTTAGGAACTACTAATTTCTAGATGATGAATGCAGGTTTCAGAGTATTCACATTTCAATATTGGATTAGATCAGAATAAGCATTACCGTGACTTGAGTAGGCGTTTGTTGGGGAGTTGCAGCATTGTACCTTAACCAAAAGGTTCCCCGGTACCTCCTAAACCGATTCGAGGTTAATGCCAATTCATCATCAAGGACAAGATGTTAAAAGAGATTAACTAGTTCAACAAATACAACCACAAACCAACACAGTTCATTTAGTTTGGAAACCTATACCATTTTGCCACCCAAAATGCCGCTGGCATTAGTTTTCCAGgtctaatttttcaattatgGCCTACATCATCAGAAATGCATGATTAAAAGGGATAACATAAATATCCATTCTACCAGAAAACAACTTCCTTATGTCAAAAGGGCTAATTTCATTTACACTACTCTAATCATCCAAATGTTGTtgtttaacatttattttttcgCGTTTGACATTAGAtaaggattaaaaaattattggaagatATTTTTATCTTGTCGTTCTTACGGATTTGCATTTTCAATATCCTTTTAATTATATAACCTTATTCCATAGGTCTTGATTTTATGGGTAACTATAGTTCTACACCATTTCAACATATGAGTACACACAGAGTATCCCTGTCCAAATAATTACAAcaaaacttaatattacaaCTCCAACTCAGGTTGCCATCCCACAAACTTACAGTCCACAAATAATCTATATGAGAGCATCAAAAACTGTACATGTGATACTCTAGAACAGTAAAACCTTGCTTAAGTTGTAAAATCAACTCGTGGTCAGTTGATGCCCACAAAATCTTAGATTGGTTGACTTCTGCTATCACCATGTGTTCACTGAAATGATGAGATGTTCTTTTGTATTGAGGTGTCACTGAAGTAAGCTGTTACTGCCTTCAACTTACCATTTAGGAAGTTCTTCTCCACCTGAAAATGATGAACCTTGCCTTCAGTAGTGAGTACATAATCTAGTTTcatagtataaaattatcagTCACATGGAAACAAATCAACCTACAAAAACTGAGCCCACTTATTATACTGTTCTAGAAGATGGGGCCAAGAACTTTCTACATTAGATCAGATGCCCAAATAGGAAAGGAATAACAGGTAGAAATATTCCCTCTCAGCACCCAAAGCAATTTCCTTTCTGAGATGGTGTAGAATTAAAAAGCATGTTGTACAGTAGTGAATCCACTTACTATTTCATGCCACAATCACTATTGGAAACAGACTTATTGATCACAAGACACAAGCAAAGCATTAACCAATAGGTAACAGGGTGGCTAGTAACAAGACAAAGGCAGATTTGAACATCCCTGTGGAAATGAGACTTTATCATTCTCCGCAGAAATAGAAGGTATAAAGCCACTTCCATTGTAAAGCATTCAAAGGAACCTACCATCATTAAtgacaatattaaaaaaaaaaatgttattacaTGAAGTCATACAATTGATCCTACACCAATTGaggcaatgggtaagtcataaAAGTGTGCATTTAAACTGGGGAATCCTTTTAGCAAGAATTACCCTAAGATCCTATTTCCACAAAACACACAAATGCACTCTTAGCCAAATTATGTGCCCTTGAATTCTATTTTTGAATTTGGAGTGGCAAAGTCCAATAGATCCCTACATTTCCACATTAGAACAAGGACAAAACCTACTAGGTATCCAAGAGAAGGAacacaagtaaaaataattcaaaggaATACCTCTAGGAACCACGGAGGATCAGCAGATAGGGACAACTCTGCCAGTTGATTGACATCAACGTTTCTTGGGAGGAACATGACAACTCTGGAAGCAACTTTCTTTACTGTGTTGAAGAGAAAAAATCTGGCACATATACATATCAGAGTGGCATACAGTCAGAACCAGCCTTTGAAAATAGGGAACAAGAAATTTTTTAGAGTTAATATAATGCCAGATTTAAGCAACCATACCCATCATGTGGCTTAAGCATGGTTTTGATGTCATATGTCTCCACTTTAGCATAATCAGGTCCACCCCAAGGAGGTGACAAGAAGACAGTATCAGCCTGCTACACAAGAATATTAAAGTTTACAAAACTCATAAGGTGGCtggagaaaggaaaagaaaaaacaacaaaacaagaaacaaaCTTCGCCCTAAAAAGTGTTGGGTAAATcctaaaaattaactttaacAACAACTGGAACAACTCGGAAAAACCTCAATCCCAATGGGGTTAGCtacaaatttggaaaaaaaaaaaacaaagaaagggaACAAAATGCTTTTAATGGCATGTTCTACAGCCTCCAGATCGACTGGCCTATGAGGCCATCAACTGTGACAACATATAAATGATGAAAACTTCAAGTCCTAGTGCAACTCTTAGAATAAGGACTCAAATAAGGAAGAGAGAAGGATTAAACAGTAATGTAAGGAGAATGCCCTATGAGGCCATCAACTGGGACAACATATAAATGATGAGAACTTCAAGTCCTAGTGCAACTCTCAGAATAAGGActcaaataagaaagaaagaaggattCAACAGTAATGTAAGTGCATATAATAAATTCATGTAAGGGCTGGCATGAGAAGTCCTGCACAAATGACAGATGCTCCACAACTGCTAACATCACATCATCAAGGACACTCTTTAACAAATAAACAGAAAGGCAGAAACTGGGGTTACACTGATCTGGCGGAGCCACAGATGGCACCATGTCACTAGAGAGTCTATGACATCActttcctcaaaattttattttatagtaatataattaaaatatattttttatgtacaGACCAGTGTTCCATATGTAAGTTAATCGTCCCTTCATCATTTGCATAGTAATTGTGTAGGGTTAGCCAATGAAGTAATTGATGTTTGGTTCAATATGAAGAATGGGTTATGTTCAGAACACTAGTCCATTCTGCATTACCTATACTAGATTAAAGCATGGTCCACACTAGCAGATTATGGAAATTCTAAACTTTGCACTGATTGTTTATTAATTAATGGACCACATCATCATTCCTATCTCCAATATTTATCAACCAACAAATGCACAAAGCCTTCCCCACAAAAGAGATACAGGAATCCTTTTTCATCATTCTGCTCTATCCAGGTCACATATTCTTAAGTCGtagattccatttttttctcacaGCCTGGACTGATATTCTATTGACTTTAATGTCTTCAAGAACCAAATGACTTCCCACCAATGCATGCTCCAGGTTTTGTTACAAATTATGAGATGATCATGCCTACTGTCAACTATGTTGTCCCATGGCAGTAATTCTAACTTGTAATGAACGTCCTCATCTATAGTTCTGTCCTTTCCTGTCTTACCACTCATCCATCATAACATCCCAATTTAGACATGCTCATGTTATCACAACTTATATACCTCAACTGGACATTTTTATGTCAAAAGCCTCCAACTACTTAATGCTCTTATCTAGTTTTACTCGAAAATATTACCTCAGAAATGACATTGAACATAGATAATGGCATCccttaatttttcttctttccttcccTTTAAGAACTGTTTAACCAATATTGAGAAAATTTAGGGAAAAAGGGGACAACATAACTCAAAGCATTTTGCAGTTCCCACCATACAAGTCACATTACCTAATTCAGTACATAAAATGAGACAGCACTAATACCTTCAACGTTGATGCTAACAGAAAAGAGTCTCCCTTTATAAAATCTATTCTATCATCCACTCCATAGATGGCCGCATTATGTTGTGCATACTCAATCTTCTTTGGATCAATATCAATGGCAATAACATGTTTGCTCCTGAAATATCGCATAATACACAAATATAATGAAATCATTTGCACATGAAAAGAAGTTATTGAAAGGCAAAGTCTAAAGTTTCCTTATTGCAAGACAAGAAGCATGAATTCTTTTGCCTACATCAAATTCTGTGCAAAATAGAATTTCAAAGGTAGAAAATAGTTGAACTGTGGATAACCAAACAACAAAAGTTTTACTGTTTCCAACTGGAAAGTTTACTCtgagaaattttcttttcccctttttttttatcttttacctTTTTGATAGGTAGAGAAACAAGACACTACCAATCTAGCAATGttccaaacttttaaaaatgccTATATCAGTGAATTTGCACATAATCCATTTAAAACAGAAGACTTGATAATCAcatcaaaaagttttaaatggATGGTTATGCATGACATTCACTCATCTCACTGGATGGTCAAGAGGCCATTACTTTTTGGCATAGTGATCCCCAAGATCAATACAATATATGGCCATTACAATCATTTGAGTAACATTAGTTTTTGGTATAGTTGCCCCAAGATCAAACACATCATATCAGATCTATCCCTGTTAAAAGTGAAAGTCAAGTTTAGTCCAAAGAACCTTAGATCTCTCCTCAATATAAAGCATAGAAAAATAAAGACACAAGACATGGAGGATTGGTAGTTCATACCTCTGTGCAAACTGGATGGCATTCCCACCAACTCCAGTGAAACAGTCAACAATGATGCCACTACCACATCGGGATGCATGATGCCTAGCTATAATTTCTGGAGTAACAGAAAACCATCCTTCTTCATCCATTTTTATACCATCATCATATTTGGAGAACAGTAGGTACCTCTGCCACCAATATTTACTAATATCAGCAGAAGAGTCCTCCAGCAGCCCTTGAAATTCAAACcctggaagaaagaaaaaggcttGCTAATAGAATCTTAGCCATCCTTTACAAACTATCAATTAAATTCAAAGCCATTAAAACAGCAAACAAGCATTAATAATCGCATCCCCATCATCTTGGCAATATAAGCAACAGACCAGATGAAAACTTGAAAAGCATTGAAATGTTTTTGCCTTCATGGCAGGTAGATAGATATCAAAGACATTACATCTCCATTAGAATGCAGTATTGACCAAATGAGCAACTGACTTCAGCCCATACCTTTTACAAGTTTGACTGTTTGACTGTTTGATAAATATATGCAGTTTGAAATGGAGTTACTTTGAACTGCTTAACTCACAGTGACAatataaaacttttgaaaaatatttgtagtttgatacaaaaatattttcaaactgcTAGACCCATAGAAACAGTATGCAAACTTTTCTGACAGTTGGATTGAAATCAGAATCTAAAGCCTTAATTCTCCTTTTAACTTCCTCGAGTGGTGGTGCTTTAAGCaggcaaaaaaggaaaatattacaTGTCTTCAGTTATCCTCTTCATCACTTACCTCAAGATCAGCCCAAACTGCAAGAGCCAAATGTAGTCAAGAGTTCATTATTTACAGTCTAAAACTATATTCAAGATATATCATGAAATCCTAATTTCCTTCTTAGTACCCATATACAAGCACATACTTGCTAGATGCATTCTCATAAATACACAAGAATCTGGAGCGCTTTCCATGATGATACAGTATGAAAAATTTCAGAAACTTTGCATTCTAGGTTAAGAAGTTTAAACCTCACCATGcctgaaattaaaatttttataaaaccaGTATTGGCATCATATGATGTGTTTCTCATTCTGAGACAAGTAAATTAAAGTATTGGGAGCTCTTGGAACCAGAAGTACAATTATTATGCTTATGAAAACAGTTCAGAAATTTTCTTTGTTAGTGTGAGAATTACAATGTTATGTAttttatagagagagagagaaagagagagagcgATCAGAATTCTTGGGACAGAAAATATGGTTGTCATGCTAATGATAACAGTAACAGACTTTCTTTGTTAGCCTCAACTTCACATTGTGCAGTATTTTTTCCACATCATGAGGGAGGGGTGAAGATTTTAACAAATTATCCAAGACACTATACTCAGCCGCATGATTTATTTCTCAAAAAGCATGCAAGCCTAAGTAAGGCTGCCTGTAAGGTTGTAACCCAATgaacttgatatatatatatatatatatatatatatatatatatatattattgaccCACTACCTAGCAGCTGAAGCTCAATACTTTTTATTCCATCAAGAAATCCCTAGGCTCAAATCAAATGTTAGACTAACATCTAACATGCAAATGTTAAGAGTGGATGATATACATTTTTGACCTATTACCTAACAATTTAAGCCTaatactttatattttatttgaaaatcccTAGATTCAAATCAAATGATAGACGAACATTCAAATATTGAGAGTGGATGATGAGTGACATCATTTAATCTAGTGGATTCCAAACTAGACTACAACTAAATAGGATAaatgttttctttccttccttgaCATGCTTTCCATACTTTTTGTGCGCTTGGGATGCCTCCTTTTTGGAGATGCCTTTGATAagtcaattttatttattataaaaactaaaGTGCTTTCAGGTGTCCAGCTTCAAGGTTTCAGTGAGACGACTATCAAGGTTTCAAGATTTATCAATACGTACCTTCCTAGTTTTTACTGGTGgtgaaaaactaaaaatcacCTTCCAACATAATTGATAGAGATGACTATCAATTATGTTGGaaggtgatttttattttttcgccCACCAGTAAAAACTAGTAAGGTACGTATTGATAAACATAGGTTTCTTGACTGAAGGACTCCCACAGGTGCAAAAGGGCCATGCCGGCCAGTCCAGTGAGAAGAGCCCCAACACAGAAAGAGAAGGGAATAAATGTAATGGATTATATGAATAGATTAACAAACAAACTATAACATGGAAAATAATGTCAATGATTCAATTTTCTGTACAAATAGCTAATTTAGGGTAGAAATAATGCATACAGAGCATATGCACAACACCAACAAAATTTAGTACCCAATGAGATAATGTAGctgatatgataaaaaaaactgTGTGGATTAAATATGTAAGTACTAATagtgaaaaagaataaaaacagaTGCAAAAGAAAGTAACATAAGCCTTGGACCTTCATTCTCATTGGATAATTTCTTCCATGGACGCATCCttctcactttcttttttcGTTTCGTAGTAACAGAATTATGTGTGATATCCAACTCATCTATGGCAGAAACAATATATCCAGGATGCATATTACAGTTCCAGCTCTCAAAAACTGCTTCAGTGGGTGCATTAGTCAAGCTGCAACCAGAGCATGATGTTAGAAGCCCAAATGAACAAATTTTTCACAgcagaaaaataattttattgccAATCAAATGGAATGATCATCATACTTTTTGCACATCCCTTCACAAGCAACAATCATCTTGGTTCCATCTTTGGGCTCAGAATAATCCATTTCATCCGTCCTATTTGTAAGCATAAATTGCAAATCACTGCTGCAGACCTCATCATAATCAAGTTGCTCAAGCTTTTTCCCCAAACTGTAATCAAAGTTGGATGAAAACAGTAGATTCAGATACATGAAATAATTCTATAATAAAAGCTTTAAATCAGATTAACGACAATCAATTATGCGTGCACACATGCAGGGGAGTAGGAGAATGTGGGGGCACAGCATAGCCTGGGGTTGAAGGGTTGATTTTAAAGATAGAAGAAAAATCACCTGCCAATGCACTTATGAGTATCTGATTCTGATAAAATACAAGAAGGAATTTTATCATTGCAATTTCTATTAATCTCTTGAAGTGAACAGCTGCTCACATCAGGCATAGTCATGCTGGACATGGATTTTTCAGCATCAAGCTCAATCCCCACAGAGTGCTCGTTCGATGGCTGACCAGATACTTCATCACCAGGATTGGATACCACAAATACATTTTGTAAACCACTTGCTTCTACTGCTTTCATGTAATCTTGCTCAGGAATTATTTCACTAAACTCATTAGTTATGTCACCCAATAAGAATTCCATACCTGGAGGCTGGTACCATGTGGACTCATGtgttttgatattataaaagtAGTTCCTCATGTAGAATGAGTCCCAATATACCCTCCAGTCTCCAAAACCCCCATAGGATTCACAGCTGTCAATTCCATCATGGTCAATCACTTCTGAAGACTGGGATGGTAAAACCAAATTAGGAACCCCTAGCTGCTCAATGCTGATATCATCACAAATCTTCTCACCTTGTGCATCATGGTAAGCAACCAAGGAACCATCTAAATGTTCAAACTCCACTAATCTTCCATCTACTTCTTTCTTGCCACAATCAATTTCAGCATCTACCAAACAACTAGCAGAAGTTTCagaatttatattcattttatctGCTGCAGTTTCCATGTCATCTTTTGAAACAGAATCATTCTCTACAAAATCACAACCTGGGCAATCATTGGCCATTATGTCAGAATTTCCATCACAAGTGAATTTCTTGGTAGCACCATTAGTAGTCCCAGCAGTCAAGCTCACTGAATCATCTCCTTCACCAGTGGAGCATTGAGATTTATTGACATCAACTGCAATATCACAGCAAGAGAATTCACTTTTGCCCAGCATTGACATGCAACATAAAGAATTGCT is drawn from Vitis riparia cultivar Riparia Gloire de Montpellier isolate 1030 chromosome 18, EGFV_Vit.rip_1.0, whole genome shotgun sequence and contains these coding sequences:
- the LOC117907537 gene encoding uncharacterized protein LOC117907537, whose translation is MAELGFQDQSLLRFGLGARDASPDSVIFTQESNFSLFSSASASVDRCSFASDVHDHDSLASEVSLHLAGHDLQETSSGPDLIPNKATVHKHSRLIRKEEKAKVLKEDKQVEAEEENLVLDSARNSFSLALKECQDRRSRSEALSKKHDRRRPASLDLNNATSSSPRLGGMKKSSASSRRSGTFPSPGTPNYRHSNFGIQKGWSSERVPSHTNVNRRHVSAALLPFNNGRTLPSKWEDAERWIFSPVAGDGVVKPSFPPPQRRPKSKSGPLGPPGIAYYSLYSPAIPMFEGGNAGNFMAGSPFSAGVIAPDGLAIHCGGRGGVMPVRTEPCMGRSASVHGCSELLNQSSLRDSRDEKFDGVKDAATDISRTVSRRDIATQMSPEGSIFSSPERKPSFSPSSPTVLPIVELQSVNSSKLEIRDVQVDERVTMTRWSKKHRGRIPGKGSENVDGWKKKAVEAHSSAWEVSETAKSISKVKREEAKITAWENLQKAKAEAAIRKLEMKLEKKRSSSMDKIMNKLRSAQRKAQEMRSSVLANHAHQVSGTAHKAVSFCKTRQMSSLSGCFTCHAF